One segment of Pangasianodon hypophthalmus isolate fPanHyp1 chromosome 10, fPanHyp1.pri, whole genome shotgun sequence DNA contains the following:
- the LOC113530102 gene encoding thrombospondin-1, which translates to MLTTLCLLLMLWSSQGSVITESREDNSVYDLLELSKAQKKHHGVSLVKGPDPYSPAYKILNPNLIPAIPERFFRDLIYSIQEEKGFLFVANLKQAKKTRGSLFSVERRDGSGSVFELVSNGPANTLDLIYATASGHHEISIEDAQLASGSWMNITLFVQEDRAQLYIGCEEINTSELDVPIHQILTQEVADVSVLRIGKGAVKSRFMGVLQNARFVFRTTLETILRNMGCESSSFIMDVVTLDNPVNGSSPAIRTDYTGHKTKDLQDICGFSCEDLASMFKELKGLGVVVKQLSNQLHQVTTENNLIKNQIKKYSGVCLHNGIVYKDKDEWTVDSCTHCTCQNSATICREISCPLMPCANATVPDGECCPRCGTLNDYADDGWSPWSEWTHCSVTCGRGIQQRGRSCDRINNNCEGTSVQTRDCYLQECDKRFKQDGGWSHWSPWSSCSVTCGMGVITRIRLCNSPTPQMGGKDCQGEGRQTEPCEMSPCPINGGWGPWSLWDSCSVTCGGGLQSRHRLCNNPVPKYGGKECIGDSKGTRVCSSQDCPVDGCLSNPCFAGAKCTSFPDGSWKCGECPLGYTGDGINCQDIDECKMVPDACFTLNGVHRCENTNPGYNCLPCPPRYSGTQPFGRSSEQAMANKQVCAPRNPCEDGSHNCNKKANCIYLGVFSDIMFRCECKPGYAGNGYICGEDTDLDGWPNTDLHCVENATYHCKKDNCPDLPNSGQEDYDKDGIGDACDYDDDNDGIADDRDNCPFVFNPRQYDQDQDEVGDRCDNCPYNSNPDQIDTDKNGEGDACAIDIDGDGILNENDNCPYVYNVDQRDTDQDGVGDHCDNCPLEHNPDQIDSDSDNVGDKCDSNQDIDDDGHQNNLDNCPYIPNANQADHDKDGKGDACDHDDDNDGVPDDKDNCRLAFNPDQLDSDGDGRGDVCKDDFDQDNVPDILDVCPENFAISETDFRRFQMVPLDPTGTSQIDPNWVVRHQGKELLQTVNCDPGIAVGYDEFNAVDFSGTFFINTDRDDDYAGFVFGYQSSSRFYVVMWKQITQTYWSQIPTKAQGYSGLSIKVVNSTTGPGEHLRNALWHTGDTAGQVRTLWHDPKKIGWKDFTAYRWQLIHRPKTGLIRVIMYEGKKVMADSGNIYDKTYAGGRLGLFVFSQEMVYFSDLKYECRDV; encoded by the exons ATGTTGACCACattgtgtttactgctgatgctgtggaGTTCACAAGGCAGCGTAATAACAG AGAGCCGAGAAGACAATAGCGTGTATGACTTACTTGAGCTCTCCAAGGCACAGAAAAAACACCATGGAGTGAGCCTAGTGAAGGGACCCGACCCTTACAGCCCTGCTTACAAAATCCTCAACCCCAACCTGATCCCTGCCATCCCTGAGCGCTTCTTCAGGGATCTCATTTACTCCATCCAGGAGGAAAAAGGCTTCCTATTCGTGGCCAACCTCAAGCAAGCCAAGAAGACCAGGGGCAGCCTGTTCTCCGTGGAGAGGAGAGATGGCTCTGGTTCTGTTTTTGAGCTTGTCTCAAATGGGCCTGCCAATACTTTAGATCTGATTTATGCCACAGCAAGCGGGCACCACGAGATCTCAATCGAAGATGCACAGCTGGCCAGCGGCAGCTGGATGAACATCACCCTGTTTGTGCAGGAGGACCGTGCGCAGCTCTATATTGGTTGTGAAGAGATAAACACAAGCGAACTAGATGTGCCTATCCACCAGATTCTGACACAGGAGGTGGCTGACGTCTCTGTCCTTAGGATTGGAAAAGGAGCAGTGAAAAGCAGATTTATG GGAGTGCTCCAGAATGCACGCTTTGTATTTAGAACCACTTTGGAGACGATCCTTCGTAACATGGGATGTGAGAGCT CCTCCTTCATCATGGATGTCGTGACCCTTGACAACCCAGTGAATGGCTCCAGTCCAGCTATACGCACAGATTATACTGGACACAAGACCAAAG ATCTCCAGGATATCTGTGGTTTCTCTTGTGAAGACTTGGCCAGCATGTTTAAGGAGCTCAAGGGGCTTGGTGTGGTTGTTAAGCAACTGTCAAATCAGCTCCACCAAGTG ACTACAGAAAACAATCTAATAAAGAACCAAATTAAGAAATACAGTGGGGTGTGCCTGCATAACGGCATCGTCTACAAAGATAAGGATGAGTGGACGGTAGACAGCTGCACCCACTGCACCTGCCAG AACTCTGCCACTATTTGCCGGGAAATCTCCTGCCCTCTCATGCCTTGTGCCAATGCCACTGTGCCTGATGGTGAATGCTGCCCACGTTGTGGAACTC TGAATGACTATGCTGACGATGGCTGGTCTCCCTGGTCCGAGTGGACTCACTGCTCAGTGACCTGTGGCCGTGGCATTCAGCAGCGTGGCCGCTCATGTGATCGCATCAACAACAACTGTGAGGGTACCTCGGTGCAGACCAGAGACTGTTACCTGCAGGAATGTGACAAACGCT TCAAGCAAGATGGAGGCTGGAGCCACTGGTCCCCCTGGTCCTCATGCTCAGTGACCTGCGGTATGGGAGTCATCACTCGCATCCGCCTCTGTAACTCACCCACCCCACAAATGGGAGGCAAAGACTGTCAAGGagaaggcagacagacagaaccATGCGAGATGTCCCCTTGCCCAA TCAATGGAGGCTGGGGGCCATGGTCACTATGGGACTCTTGCTCTGTCACTTGTGGTGGTGGACTGCAGAGTAGACATCGCCTTTGTAACAATCCTGTGCCCAAATATGGTGGAAAAGAGTGCATAGGCGATTCCAAAGGCACCCGTGTGTGCAGCTCTCAAGACTGTCCCGTTG atgGCTGTCTTTCCAACCCTTGCTTTGCTGGTGCTAAGTGCACCAGTTTTCCTGATGGCTCCTGGAAGTGTGGGGAGTGTCCACTTGGTTATACTGGAGATGGTATCAACTGTCAAGACATTGATGAG TGCAAAATGGTTCCTGATGCTTGCTTCACGCTCAATGGAGTCCATCGTTGTGAGAACACAAATCCAGGCTATAACTGCCTACCATGTCCTCCTCGCTACTCTGGAACTCAGCCTTTCGGCAGGAGCAGTGAGCAAGCAATGGCCAACAAACAG GTCTGTGCACCAAGGAACCCATGTGAGGATGGCAGCCATAACTGTAACAAAAAGGCCAATTGTATTTATTTGGGCGTTTTCTCTGACATCATGTTTCGCTGCGAATGCAAGCCAGGCTATGCTGGTAATGGTTATATATGTGGAGAGGACACTGACCTGGATGGCTGGCCCAACACTGATCTCCACTGTGTTGAGAATGCCACCTACCACTGCAAGAAG GACAACTGCCCTGACCTTCCCAACTCTGGGCAAGAGGACTATGACAAAGATGGAATCGGAGATGCTTGTGATtatgatgatgacaatgatggGATTGCTGATGATAGG GACAACTGCCCATTTGTCTTCAACCCAAGGCAATATGACCAAGACCAAGATGAAGTCGGTGACCGCTGTGATAACTGCCCATATAACAGCAATCCAGACCAGATTGACACAGACAAAAATGGGGAAGGCGATGCTTGTGCAATTGATATCGACGGTGATG GTATTCTGAATGAAAACGACAACTGCCCATACGTGTACAACGTTGACCAGAGAGACACTGACCAAGATGGGGTTGGAGACCACTGTGACAACTGTCCACTGGagcacaaccctgatcag ATTGACTCCGATTCAGATAATGTGGGTGACAAATGCGACAGCAATCAGGACATTGACGACGATGGTCACCAGAATAATCTGGACAACTGCCCATACATCCCCAATGCCAACCAGGCTGATCATGACAAGGATGGCAAGGGTGATGCATGTGACcatgatgatgacaatgatggTGTACCTGATGACAAAGACAACTGTAGACTGGCCTTTAATCCAGATCAGTTAGATTCTGACG GTGATGGACGGGGTGATGTTTGCAAGGATGACTTTGACCAAGACAATGTCCCTGATATTCTGGATGTTTGTCCAGAGAACTTTGCCATCAGTGAAACAGATTTCCGTAGGTTCCAGATGGTTCCTCTAGACCCCACAGGAACTTCACAGATTGACCCCAACTGGGTGGTCCGCCATCAGGGTAAAGAGCTTCTTCAGACTGTCAACTGTGACCCTGGCATTGCTGTTG GATATGATGAGTTTAATGCAGTGGATTTTAGTGGAACCTTCTTCATCAATACTGACAGAGATGATGATTATGCTGGCTTTGTGTTCGGCTATCAGTCCAGCTCTCGCTTCTATGTGGTCATGTGGAAACAGATCACGCAGACCTACTGGTCTCAAATACCCACAAAAGCTCAGGGCTACTCTGGACTGTCCATCAAAGTGGTCAATTCCACCACAGGTCCAGGAGAACACCTTAGGAATGCTTTGTGGCATACTGGAGACACAGCAGGACAG GTACGCACTTTGTGGCATGACCCCAAGAAAATTGGCTGGAAGGATTTCACTGCGTACAGATGGCAGCTGATCCATAGACCCAAAACTGGACTTATCAG agtCATCATGTATGAAGGCAAGAAAGTCATGGCAGATTCTGGAAACATATATGACAAGACATATGCTGGTGGAAGACTTGGCCTCTTTGTCTTCTCTCAGGAGATGGTTTACTTCTCAGACCTCAAATATGAATGTAGAg ATGTCTAA